Genomic DNA from Lagopus muta isolate bLagMut1 chromosome 31, bLagMut1 primary, whole genome shotgun sequence:
TACTGCAGCTTTGGAGATGAGTAGGATTGTGAGCAGCATCCTCATGTTCCATCAGCCTTACCTCACTCAGTGTACAGAATGAGCATTAGCTTTCTTCATCCCATTCAAGCTTTCATATCAGAAAGTTTactgacacgcctgaaggctgtgctgccattcagcaagacctggacaggctggagagctgagcagtaagaaacctgatgaggttcaacaaaagcaagtgtagagtcttacacctagggaggaataattgcatgcagtggtacaggttgggggatgagctgctggagaggaggtctgcagagagggacctgggtgtcctggtggacgacaggtcagccatgagccagcagtgtgcccttgtggccaaaaaggccaatggcatcctggggtgcattaaaaagagcgtggccagtaggtcgagggaggtgatcctccccctctactctgccctggtaaggcctcatctggagtactgcgtccagttctgggctccccagtacaaaatAGAGAGGGACCTTTGGAAAGaatccagtggagggccacaaagatggtgaggggccggagcatctctcctgtgaagaaaagctgagtgagctgggtctgtttagccttgaaAAAAGATGACTGAGTGGGGATCTAATCTAGGTTTATAAATACCTGAGGTGTGGGGgcatagtggtgaggccagtctcttttcagtggtttgTGGAGACacgacaaggggaaatggacataagctgcagcataggaagttctgcactaATGTGCGCAAGAATTTTGTTaggtgaggtgacggagcactggaacaggctgcccaggggggttgtggagtatccttctctggagatgtaTAAGACTCGCCTTGACGCCTACCTATGCGACCTGGTGCAGGGAACATGCtttggcaagggggttggactcgatgatatctagaagtcccttccaactcctacaattctgtgattccatgattataCCTGCAAAGATAAGCATGCACACAGATACTGCCCTGCAAACAGGCAGTTTCCTGATAGGCAAAAATGGGTGCACTGACTTTCGGGTGGCGAGTGtgacagcagaaaggaaaagaaagaaaagacacaaGACTTGTAAACAAAAGGCCAATAGACACCAATAGAAGGCCtgtttctctccctcctggTACGGAAATGCCTTCCCAAAAGCAAGCAGTGGGTTGGAGGAGGCACCAAAACCAAATCCTGATTGCACCTTTCCCTCTCCTTATTCCACTTGCAGACATCTATTTtgagaacaaaaaacaagacGACAGTGAAGAAAGCTTCAGTAAAACTCAGCTACTTTATTGacccccttccctttcctctacAGATGATTTTCAGAATACCTCCACGAGACACGTTACTGCTCTCCTGACCCTTCCCTCAGATTCATCAGAGCACTCACAAATTACTGAGagcaacacatgcacacagacacacagaacatcCCTACACAGACGCCTCTCCTTAGGAAACGGCGTCaaaaagctgctggcaggaagagcagaagaggaaagcaggatTTGGGTAGCAAGGAGAGGCCATCTGAAGCTCCTGGGTTAAATCCATTCTGCAGAGGGTGCCAGTGATGCCATCTCCTTTGCAAACTCCTCCTGTGTGGGGAGAAGCATCTGGGTCTCCCTCATCCTTGCGCTCACCAAAATTCTTAAGGTCTCTCTGTAGGGGGTTTCCCCATGAGAAAGGAGGTGCCAGCCCAGAGAGAAACTTCCTGCACCAGACACTTGCAGGGCCTCTTTATCACAAGGACTGGACAATGTTTAATGACGACTGAGCTCAGGATGAGCTCTTCCTGGCGTGCAGGCATTTCTAGGGTCAATGCTCTGAGAGGATCCCCTGGCAAAAGCTCTTCCCATACATGGCTGTGACACATCCCACTCTGGATTCTCCTTTGCATGGCCACTCAACACAGCAACTGCAGCTGGAGGACAGCAATATGCATAATTCTCATGcaacaaaggagaaagaggattGAGTTTGGCCGCAGAGCTCTTCCTCTACTCAAGAGATTTGTAAGGTTCATTACCACACAAAGCCACAGGTGGTCATCATGCTGTGGCTCTGGCTGTAGCTCTTCCCACCTTTggagctctgcaggctctgtatcttgtgtggctgtgctggtaGGTAATGAGGCtggaactgcttttgaaggctCCCCGTATCTTGTGATTCTTCTATAGCCTGCACGCGCTGTGGATGTGCTTGTGGATGTTGAGATTAGACCTTCTTTTATAGCTCTTCTCACACTCAGGACACTGAAaaggtctctctcctgtgtggatgcCCTTGTGGTGCTTCAATTCcgaactgcttttgaagctcttcccacactcaggaCACTTAtagggtctctctcctgtgtgaaAGCGCTTGTGGTAGGTTAGGTGGGAACTGCTTCTGAAGCTCCTCCCACACTCAGGACATTTGTAAGGTTTCTCCCCTGTGTGGATGCGTTGGTGCCTCTTTAAATCAGAATGGTTTGTGAAGCTTTTCCCACACTCAGGACACTGAAATGGTTTCTCTCCTGTGTGTATGCGATCGTGCAGCTTCAATTCAAAACACCTCTTGAAGCccttcccacactcagagcacttgtaCGGTTTTTCAACTGTGTGGATGAGGTGGTGCGACTTCAATTCAGAACTGCTTCTGAAGCTCTTCTcacactcagagcacttgtagggtctctcCCCTGTGTGGATGAGATGGTGCCTGTTTAAATCAGAACTGATtgtgaagctcttcccacactcagagcacttgtagggtTTTTCACCTGCGTGGATGCGATAGTGCGACTTCAATGAAGAACTGCTTCTGAAGCTCTTCTCACACTCAGGACATTTGTAGAGTCTCTCCcctgtgtggatgcgctggtgcCTCTTCAAATTAGAACTGATtgtgaagctcttcccacactcagagcactcGTAGGGTCTCTTCCCTGTGTGGAAGCGCTGGTGCAGCTTCAATTCAGAACTGCTTCTGAatctcttcccacactcaggaCACTGAAACGGCCTCTGTCCTGTGTGTCTGCGCTTGTGCAGCTTCAATGCAGAACAGCtcttgaagctcttcccacacccAGAGGACTTGTTTGGGCTCATTGATGAGCGAATGCACTGGTGGTTAATGATGCTGGAAtctttttcaaagctatttccaCACTCAGTGCAtggattctgctttttcttctggcaCACATCCTTGCTCCTGGGTTCTTCAGGCACTCTTTGACCTACGTTGAAGTCCAACGGGCTCCTCCCTGTCTTTCCCAGACCCTTTCCCAGTGGCTCCGTGATCTGCTCACCCTGACCTTGCTCCAGGCCTCCTTGGACATCCCttctcatttcttccacacagacaGCACCCCAT
This window encodes:
- the LOC125686087 gene encoding zinc finger protein 501-like codes for the protein MPGDLSPGTGIADMLEDLEESGVAKRAWGAVCVEEMRRDVQGGLEQGQGEQITEPLGKGLGKTGRSPLDFNVGQRVPEEPRSKDVCQKKKQNPCTECGNSFEKDSSIINHQCIRSSMSPNKSSGCGKSFKSCSALKLHKRRHTGQRPFQCPECGKRFRSSSELKLHQRFHTGKRPYECSECGKSFTISSNLKRHQRIHTGERLYKCEKPYKCSECGKSFTISSDLNRHHLIHTGERPYKCSECEKSFRSSSELKSHHLIHTVEKPYKCSECGKGFKRCFELKLHDRIHTGEKPFQCPECGKSFTNHSDLKRHQRIHTGEKPYKCPECGRSFRSSSHLTYHKRFHTGERPYKCPECGKSFKSSSELKHHKGIHTGERPFQCPECEKSYKRRSNLNIHKHIHSACRL